The Penaeus chinensis breed Huanghai No. 1 chromosome 39, ASM1920278v2, whole genome shotgun sequence genome has a segment encoding these proteins:
- the LOC125046692 gene encoding uncharacterized protein LOC125046692: protein MSRLKGMVLVRWLTVLPAVLVLSLPASAATSAMPLVPSLPKTVEEQGVSLVNIWNHALRNQKDEGGSPLVRSEPGPRTILAPSPFLMMNLVPQDAIHPLYKDADLRTEFLLDYMLEAAVSPDDPKMAEEEGLTVPNLFGKSITFKKDAEGKVRVEGQTVEDSKQLSDGIVLYQLPGFLFDHQQRVREAFEVLQKEAPRYGPFGRPLNMPMPPRKPPQ, encoded by the exons ATGTCTCGTCTTAAAG gtATGGTCTTAGTGAGGTGGTTGACCGTATTACCTGCCGTCCTCGTTCTCTCCCTGCCCGCCTCCGCCGCCACCTCCGCCATGCCTTTGGTCCCAAGCCTCCCGAAGACCGTGGAGGAGCAGGGCGTGTCCCTTGTCAACATCTGGAACCACGCCCTCAGGAACCAGAAGGACGAAGGCGGCAGTCCCCTTGTGAGGAGCGAACCAG GTCCCAGGACGATCTTGGCCCCAAGTCCCTTCCTGATGATGAACCTGGTGCCCCAGGACGCGATCCACCCTCTCTACAAGGACGCCGACCTTCGCACGGAGTTTCTTCTGGACTACATGCTGGAGGCCGCCGTTTCCCCCGACGACCCGaagatggcggaggaggaggggctgaCGGTGCCCAATCTGTTCGGGAAATCGATCACCTTTAAAAAAGATGCCGAGG GGAAAGTGAGGGTCGAAGGGCAGACTGTAGAAGACTCGAAGCAGCTCTCGGACGGGATTGTGCTCTACCAACTCCCCGGGTTCTTGTTCGATCACCAGCAGCGTGTCAGGGAGGCTTTCGAAGTGCTGCAGAAGGAGGCCCCGAGATACGGCCCTTTTGGGAGGCCCCTGA ACATGCCTATGCCTCCAAGGAAaccgccacaataa
- the LOC125046815 gene encoding uncharacterized protein LOC125046815, giving the protein MLSDGAAPICPLRPEDFCFSRPSETKKLRDRKKVDVRENFRSRSAAEHTNLDNEDKTQSFRVFEGSGHGNSGSDDDEENYFTMGRQERDGNSFNKAHDLDTCRIPDEDDPGKMVCNFTNIPQIPSRLPQSLYSRVTLTELHVYGSRKLHFRTLCLDELHFINCRDVDAIDYRSAGTCGIPLDSLQLSNSRVGTILGNFNNVRVNNSVVGNLEMSMASKSNYIFVNASDIRTLQGITTALLNYFWISNTRVRTTLRGGLTVNNSYFRARPSHIEAANFESIEPGGIQVRSGRLLMQNSTIGHLREGGVEILGPSEVRMVHVKIKNSSFEGISLRGLRAVLYMQNLELNGVALTARFVSKSSEPFVFYPMRLFLHQASLFDAAVTKVLCALAFTSGVLAGALVTYCCCLRKKEITKIHITEPPQNRSQSVEDTAGGGGGRGRGAETSDTAAFRSPQVLRAEVEQEPIYGNSTQPLCQARNREPFAIDINKEPLYQDTYNEALYQDTSREPFYQDTGIEPLYQDISTELGNQSKTKKPLYQDTGRTPIYQDTGRTPVYRDAPTPPIYQDTVTTPIYRNAGGVVKTYPQTLSEQDESANEEPIYGNVEQEPIYGNIGTATHSGPLACEDEYDEAIYANFTADEEIYANV; this is encoded by the exons ATGCTAAGTGACGGAGCCGCTCCCATTTGTCCGCTGCGTCCTGAAGACTTCTGCTTCTCTCGTCCCTCAGAAACGAAAAAACTTCGAGACAGGAAA AAAGTTGATGTTCGCGAGAACTTCAGATCTCGTTCGGCTGCTGAACACACAAACCTCGATAACGAAGACAAAACCCAAAGCTTCCGTGTGTTCGAAGGCAGTGGCCATGGCAATAGTGGcagtgacgatgacgaagaaaatTACTTTACTATGGGACGGCAGGAAAGAGACGGGAATAGTTTTAACAAAGCTCATGACCTGGACACATGCAGAATTCCGGACGAGGACGACCCGGGGAAAATGGTGTGCAATTTTACCAATATTCCGCAG ATTCCCAGTCGCCTGCCTCAAAGTCTGTACAGCCGAGTGACCCTTACTGAACTTCACGTATATGGATCAAGGAAACTTCACTTCCGAACTTTGTGCTTAGATGAGCTTCATTTCATTAATTGCCGAGACGTAGATGCGATCGACTACCGTTCTGCTGGGACGTGCGGGATCCCGTTGGACTCCCTGCAGCTTTCGAATTCTCGAGTCGGCACCATCCTGGGGAACTTCAACAATGTTAGAGTCAACAACAGTGTAGTTGGCAACCTCGAAATGTCTATGGCTTCGAAATCCAATTACATCTTTGTTAATGCTTCGGACATACGTACCTTGCAGGGGATTACGACTGCCCTTTTAAATTATTTCTGGATATCAAATACGCGGGTTAGAACAACTCTCCGAGGGGGGCTGACCGTAAACAATTCCTATTTCCGTGCCCGCCCCAGCCACATCGAAGCAGCCAACTTCGAGTCGATCGAACCCGGCGGCATTCAGGTTCGATCTGGAAGACTCTTGATGCAAAATTCCACCATAGGTCAcctgagagaaggaggggtcgAGATCCTGGGGCCGTCAGAGGTCAGGATGGTACACGTTAAGATCAAGAACTCCTCCTTCGAGGGAATCAGCCTTAGGGGCCTGAGGGCGGTGCTGTACATGCAGAACCTCGAACTCAACGGCGTCGCTCTGACCGCGCGGTTCGTCAGCAAGTCCTCGGAACCCTTCGTTTTCTATCCGATGCGGCTCTTTCTTCACCAGGCGAGTCTCTTCGACGCAGCAGTTACCAAGGTGCTTTGCGCGCTTGCATTTACTTCCGGCGTCCTTGCAGGAGCGCTGGTGACTTATTGCTGTTGCTTGAGGAAAAAAGAGATCACCAAAATACATATCACCGAACCTCCTCAGAACAGATCTCAAAGTGTAGAAGATacagctggaggaggaggggggagaggaaggggcgcaGAGACAAGTGACACCGCAGCATTTCGCAGCCCCCAAGTACTCCGGGCTGAGGTCGAACAGGAACCGATATATGGGAACAGCACACAGCCGCTCTGCCAGGCCAGGAATAGAGAGCCATTTgccatagatataaataaagaaccACTCTATCAAGACACATATAACGAAGCCCTCTACCAAGATACAAGCAGAGAACCATTCTACCAGGACACAGGCATAGAACCACTCTACCAGGATATAAGCACAGAACTAGGCAACCAGAGCAAAACTAAAAAACCATTGTACCAGGACACAGGTAGAACACCTATCTACCAGGACACAGGCAGAACACCAGTCTACCGAGACGCACCTACACCACCAATCTACCAAGACACAGTTACAACTCCAATCTACCGGAACGCAGGTGGGGTTGTGAAAACATACCCTCAGACTTTAAGCGAACAGGACGAATCAGCTAATGAAGAACCCATCTATGGTAACGTTGAGCAGGAGCCGATCTATGGAAATATAGGAACAGCTACCCATTCAGGACCTTTGGCTTGTGAAGATGAGTACGACGAGGCGATATATGCGAATTTCACCGCGGACGAAGAAATTTACGCAAATGTTTAA